The Streptomyces sp. NBC_01276 genome contains the following window.
ATCCACCGGAACGTGCCGGGTGAGCCGGTGCACGCCTTCCTGCGGGACTTCGACCGGGCGTGGGCGGCGGCGGCCCCGTACGCCTCGTACGGGGCGCGGCAGCGGTGGATCCGTACGGCGCGGGCGCTGGCGGCGGACTGGCCGCTGGCGGACGGTCCGGGGCGGTGGCGGCAGGGGGAACTGACCGTGCGCTGGGAGGCGTTGCGCCCGGCGGGGTGAATGTCGGCGCGCGGGGAACGGGTGGCGGAAGCCGTCCGTTGAGTCGTCCGGGGTGGGCGAGACGTGGGCGGTCATGATCGGAACGGCATCCGGAGGGTGTTGGAATTCACCGAGTCGTGGCACCATCCCGGTGACAGTGCCAAGTTACTGATGAATAGTCAGATCTGATGTCGGGTGATGTCCGGTCTGGCGCGGGGCGGCTGGGGGAGTCATGGGGACCGCGAAGCGAGCTTCGTCGCGCGTGCAGGGAGTGTCCGCTCTCGCACTGCTGTGCGCGATGGCGATACTGACGGCCCCGGGGCTGGCGGTCGGCAGCGCGTACGCCGCGCCGGCGGCTCCCGCGGCGCCGGCGGCGCCGGCTCCCGAGCCGGAGGGCAAGTCCCTGGACCAGGTCCGCAAGGAGATCGAGGACCTCTACCGGCAGGCCGGGACCGCCACGGACGCGTACAACCTCGCGGTGGGCGAGACGAAGGCGCAGTCCGAGCGGATCGTCGAGATCGCCAAGCTGGTGGTGGCGGGCCAGGACCGGATCACCGGCCTCAAGGACCGCGCGGGCGCCGCCGCCCGCGCCCAGTACCGCTCGGGCGGGCTGCCGCCGGGCGCGGCGCTGGCGCTGAGCGACAGCCCGTCGGCGTACCTGGACGGCGCGGGCCGGCTGCGGCAGGGCGAGAAGGCCACGACGGACCTGCTGTCCGAACTGAACCGGACCCAGACCGACTTGGAGCGGTACGCCAAGGACGCGGGCGCGCTCTGGCAGAAGATGGAGGAGAACCGGGTCAAGCAGGAAGCCGCCAAGAAGGAGATCGAGGACAAGATCAAGGCGGCGGAGGCCCTGGAGAGCCGGCTGGCGGCCGAGGAGAAGGCCCGGCTGATCCAGCTGGAGCAGGAGGCTCAGTACAAGGCGCAGACGGCGTGGCTGTCGTCGGGCGCGATGAAGGACGTCAAGGGCGCGGCGACGGACGCCGGGAAGCGGGCGGTGCAGTTCGCCACGGCGCAGATGGGCAAGCCGTACGAGTGGGGCGCGGCCGGACCGGGCTCGTTCGACTGCTCCGGGCTGACCTCGCAGGCCTGGCTGGCGGCCGGGCGGCCCATCCCGCGGACCTCGCAGGAGCAGTT
Protein-coding sequences here:
- a CDS encoding NlpC/P60 family protein codes for the protein MGTAKRASSRVQGVSALALLCAMAILTAPGLAVGSAYAAPAAPAAPAAPAPEPEGKSLDQVRKEIEDLYRQAGTATDAYNLAVGETKAQSERIVEIAKLVVAGQDRITGLKDRAGAAARAQYRSGGLPPGAALALSDSPSAYLDGAGRLRQGEKATTDLLSELNRTQTDLERYAKDAGALWQKMEENRVKQEAAKKEIEDKIKAAEALESRLAAEEKARLIQLEQEAQYKAQTAWLSSGAMKDVKGAATDAGKRAVQFATAQMGKPYEWGAAGPGSFDCSGLTSQAWLAAGRPIPRTSQEQLRLLPKVALKDMRPGDLIIYFDDASHVGMYVGDGAMVHAPRPGRTITMAGAGSMPIKAVVRPDA